A stretch of Enterobacter cloacae complex sp. ECNIH7 DNA encodes these proteins:
- the sbmA gene encoding peptide antibiotic transporter SbmA, whose translation MFKSFFPKPGPFFLSAFIWALIAVIFWQAGGGAWLTRITGATGEVPISAARFWSLSYLLFYAYYMVCVGLFALFWFMYSPHRWQYWSILGTSLIIFVTWFLVEVGVAVNAWYAPFYDLIQTALSSPHKVTINQFYHEVGIFLGIALIAVIIGVMNNFFVSHYVFRWRTAMNEHYMAHWQHLRHIEGAAQRVQEDTMRFASTLEDMGVSFINAIMTLIAFLPVLVTLSAHVPDLPIVGHIPYGLVIAAIVWSLMGTGLLAVVGIKLPGLEFKNQRVEAAYRKELVYGEDDANRASPPTVRELFGAVRRNYFRLYFHYMYFNIARILYLQVDNVFGLFLLFPSIVAGTITLGLMTQITNVFGQVRGSFQYLISSWTTLVELMSIYKRLRSFERELDDRDLQEVTNTFS comes from the coding sequence ATGTTTAAGTCTTTTTTCCCAAAGCCGGGGCCTTTTTTCCTGTCGGCATTTATTTGGGCACTCATCGCTGTCATTTTCTGGCAGGCGGGCGGCGGCGCATGGCTGACGCGTATCACGGGAGCAACGGGCGAGGTGCCGATTAGCGCGGCGCGCTTCTGGTCGCTGAGCTATCTGCTGTTTTACGCCTACTATATGGTGTGCGTTGGGCTGTTTGCGCTGTTCTGGTTTATGTATTCTCCGCACCGCTGGCAGTACTGGTCAATCCTCGGCACATCGCTGATTATCTTTGTCACCTGGTTTCTTGTCGAAGTGGGCGTGGCGGTTAACGCCTGGTATGCGCCGTTCTACGATTTGATCCAGACCGCGCTGAGCTCGCCGCACAAGGTGACCATCAACCAGTTCTACCATGAAGTCGGGATCTTCCTCGGTATCGCCCTGATTGCGGTTATCATCGGCGTGATGAACAACTTCTTCGTCAGCCACTACGTTTTCCGCTGGCGTACCGCGATGAATGAACATTACATGGCGCACTGGCAGCACCTGCGCCATATCGAAGGCGCCGCGCAGCGCGTGCAGGAAGACACCATGCGTTTTGCCTCCACCCTTGAAGACATGGGCGTCAGCTTTATCAACGCCATCATGACGCTGATCGCCTTCCTGCCCGTGCTGGTAACGCTCTCTGCGCACGTGCCGGATCTGCCTATTGTCGGTCATATTCCTTATGGTCTGGTGATTGCCGCGATCGTCTGGTCGCTGATGGGGACGGGCCTGCTGGCGGTAGTGGGGATCAAGCTGCCGGGCCTGGAGTTTAAAAATCAACGCGTGGAAGCCGCTTATCGTAAAGAGCTGGTTTACGGCGAAGATGATGCCAACCGCGCCTCGCCGCCGACCGTCCGCGAGCTGTTTGGCGCCGTGCGTCGTAACTACTTCCGACTCTACTTCCACTATATGTATTTCAACATCGCGCGTATTTTGTATCTGCAGGTGGATAACGTTTTCGGTTTGTTCCTGCTGTTCCCGTCGATTGTTGCGGGTACGATTACGCTCGGTCTGATGACGCAGATTACCAACGTTTTCGGTCAGGTTCGAGGCTCGTTCCAGTACCTGATCAGCTCCTGGACCACCCTGGTAGAACTGATGTCCATCTACAAACGTCTGCGCAGTTTTGAACGTGAGCTGGACGATCGTGACCTGCAGGAAGTCACCAACACATTTAGCTAA
- a CDS encoding DUF2755 family protein, with amino-acid sequence MADFTLSKPIFGGKPKTSTAGNIAYALFVLFCFWAGSQLLNMLVHAPGVYEHLMQVQDNGRPRVEIGFGVSTLFGLIPFLAGCMILGVVALVLRFRRRR; translated from the coding sequence ATGGCTGACTTTACATTGTCGAAACCGATTTTTGGCGGCAAACCAAAAACCTCCACGGCGGGTAATATTGCTTATGCCCTGTTTGTCCTGTTCTGCTTCTGGGCCGGTTCCCAGCTGCTCAATATGCTGGTCCATGCGCCTGGCGTTTATGAACACCTGATGCAGGTGCAGGATAACGGACGCCCGCGAGTTGAGATTGGGTTTGGCGTCAGCACCCTGTTCGGCCTGATCCCCTTCCTCGCGGGATGTATGATTCTGGGCGTTGTAGCGTTAGTTCTGCGCTTTCGCCGCCGCCGTTAA
- a CDS encoding DUF1615 domain-containing protein, whose amino-acid sequence MSFAVPRALPLSLLAALVLAGCAEKGAAPLKKGEKPVDVASVVRQKMPASVKDRNEWADALAKTFESQKIAPTEENICSVLAVAQQESMYQSDPVVPGLNKIAWKEIDRRAESMHIPVFLVHTALKITSPNGKSYSERLDAVKTEKQLSAIFDDFISMVPMGQKLFGSLNPVHTGGPMQVSIAFAEKHTDGYPWKIDGTVRQEVFSLRGGLWFGTYHLLNYPANYNEPLYRFADFNAGWYASRNAAFQSAVSRASGVKLALDGDLIAYGSSEAGSTELAVRKLSTTLGLSNSDIRRQLEKGDSLAFEKTDLYNKVFALAEQKSGKTLPRAILPGIQLESPKITRNLTTAWFAKRVDDRRARCMGL is encoded by the coding sequence ATGTCTTTTGCCGTACCGCGCGCGTTACCGTTGTCCTTGCTGGCCGCTCTTGTGCTGGCAGGCTGTGCCGAAAAAGGTGCCGCTCCGCTCAAAAAGGGGGAGAAGCCCGTCGATGTGGCGAGCGTAGTGCGGCAGAAAATGCCCGCCAGCGTGAAGGATCGCAATGAGTGGGCAGATGCGCTGGCAAAAACCTTTGAAAGCCAAAAGATCGCGCCGACCGAGGAGAATATCTGCTCGGTGCTGGCGGTGGCGCAGCAGGAGTCGATGTACCAGTCAGACCCGGTCGTGCCGGGCCTGAACAAAATTGCCTGGAAAGAGATCGACCGCCGCGCGGAGTCCATGCATATCCCGGTTTTCCTGGTGCATACCGCGCTTAAAATCACCTCGCCGAACGGCAAAAGCTACAGCGAACGGCTGGATGCGGTGAAAACCGAAAAACAGCTTAGCGCCATCTTTGATGATTTCATCAGTATGGTCCCGATGGGGCAGAAGCTGTTTGGCTCGCTGAACCCGGTACATACCGGTGGCCCGATGCAGGTGAGCATTGCGTTCGCGGAGAAGCATACCGACGGCTACCCGTGGAAAATCGACGGTACGGTGCGCCAGGAGGTCTTCTCCCTGCGCGGCGGACTGTGGTTCGGCACGTATCATCTGCTGAACTATCCGGCGAACTACAATGAGCCGCTGTACCGCTTTGCCGACTTTAACGCGGGCTGGTATGCCAGCCGTAATGCGGCATTCCAGAGTGCGGTCAGCCGCGCAAGCGGCGTCAAGCTGGCGCTGGACGGCGATCTCATCGCTTACGGCAGCAGCGAGGCGGGAAGCACCGAGCTGGCAGTACGGAAATTATCGACAACGCTTGGCTTGAGCAACAGCGACATTCGCCGTCAGCTTGAGAAAGGCGATAGCCTGGCCTTTGAGAAAACGGATCTGTACAACAAGGTGTTTGCGCTTGCGGAGCAGAAAAGTGGGAAAACGTTACCGAGGGCGATCCTGCCGGGGATCCAGCTGGAAAGCCCGAAGATCACGCGTAACCTGACAACCGCATGGTTCGCAAAACGCGTGGACGATCGCCGGGCGCGCTGTATGGGGCTTTAA
- the ddlA gene encoding D-alanine--D-alanine ligase, whose protein sequence is MAKQRVGIVFGGKSAEHEVSLQSAKNIVDAIDKSRFDVVLLGIDKQGQWHVNDASQYLLNAHDPAHIALNPSEVSVATVPGVVKGQLIDAGNAQALAQIDVVFPIVHGTLGEDGSLQGMLRMANLPFVGSDVLGSAACMDKDVTKRLLRDAGLNIAPFVTLTRANRDKHSFAQISGELGLPLFVKPANQGSSVGVSKVTSEAEFTQAVRLAFEFDHKVVVEQGIKGREIECAVLGNDFPQASTCGEVVLNSDFYSYDTKYIDDKGAQVVVPADIDPAINDKIRAIAIRAYQTLGCCGMARVDVFLTPENEVVINEINTLPGFTNISMYPKLWQASGLSYPELITRLIELALERHAADSALKSSVNG, encoded by the coding sequence ATGGCTAAGCAGCGCGTAGGTATTGTCTTTGGGGGAAAATCAGCGGAGCACGAAGTGTCATTGCAATCGGCCAAAAATATCGTTGATGCGATCGATAAAAGCCGTTTCGACGTGGTGCTGCTGGGCATTGATAAACAGGGCCAGTGGCACGTGAACGATGCCAGCCAGTATCTGCTGAATGCTCACGATCCGGCCCATATCGCCCTTAATCCTTCGGAAGTGAGCGTCGCCACCGTACCCGGCGTCGTGAAGGGGCAGCTCATCGACGCCGGCAACGCTCAGGCTCTCGCCCAGATCGACGTTGTCTTCCCTATTGTTCACGGCACCCTGGGCGAAGATGGTTCCCTGCAGGGGATGCTGCGCATGGCCAACCTGCCGTTCGTCGGCTCGGATGTCCTCGGCTCTGCCGCGTGCATGGACAAAGACGTCACCAAACGCCTGCTGCGCGATGCCGGGCTGAATATTGCGCCATTCGTGACCCTCACCCGCGCAAACCGCGACAAGCACAGCTTCGCGCAAATCAGCGGAGAGCTGGGTCTGCCGCTGTTTGTGAAGCCGGCAAACCAGGGCTCCTCCGTAGGCGTCAGCAAAGTCACCAGCGAAGCAGAGTTCACGCAGGCCGTCCGTCTGGCGTTTGAGTTCGACCATAAAGTGGTGGTTGAGCAGGGCATCAAAGGCCGTGAAATTGAGTGCGCCGTGCTGGGCAACGATTTTCCACAGGCGAGCACCTGCGGCGAAGTGGTGTTAAACAGCGACTTCTACTCGTACGACACCAAATACATTGATGACAAAGGCGCGCAGGTTGTCGTTCCTGCGGATATCGATCCGGCGATTAACGATAAGATCCGGGCGATCGCCATTCGCGCTTATCAGACGCTCGGCTGCTGCGGCATGGCGCGCGTGGATGTGTTCCTGACGCCGGAAAACGAAGTGGTGATCAATGAAATCAACACGCTGCCGGGGTTCACTAACATCAGCATGTATCCAAAACTGTGGCAGGCCAGCGGCCTGAGCTACCCGGAACTGATCACCCGCCTGATAGAACTGGCGCTGGAGCGTCACGCCGCCGACAGCGCGCTTAAAAGTTCCGTAAACGGTTAA
- a CDS encoding DUF2754 domain-containing protein, whose amino-acid sequence MKLTSKLRRDWHYYAFAIGLIFILNGVVGLLGFEAKGWQTYAVGLVTWVISFWLAGLIIRRRPEETTADDAESTKSAD is encoded by the coding sequence ATGAAGCTCACGTCCAAACTACGCCGTGACTGGCACTACTACGCCTTTGCCATCGGGCTGATCTTTATTCTTAACGGTGTCGTGGGCCTGTTGGGGTTTGAAGCAAAAGGGTGGCAAACCTATGCTGTCGGGCTGGTGACCTGGGTGATAAGTTTCTGGCTGGCGGGGCTGATTATCCGCCGTCGTCCTGAAGAGACGACAGCGGATGACGCGGAGTCGACGAAGAGCGCCGATTAA